Proteins encoded together in one Pseudomonas sp. Seg1 window:
- a CDS encoding YfhL family 4Fe-4S dicluster ferredoxin, translating into MSLIITDDCINCDVCEPECPNAAISQGEEIYVIDPNLCTQCVGHYDEPQCQQVCPVDCIPLDEAHPETEEQLMEKYRKITGKA; encoded by the coding sequence ATGTCCCTGATCATTACCGACGATTGCATCAACTGCGACGTCTGCGAACCCGAGTGCCCGAACGCCGCCATCTCCCAAGGCGAAGAGATCTATGTGATCGACCCGAACCTGTGCACCCAGTGCGTCGGCCACTACGACGAACCACAGTGCCAGCAGGTCTGCCCGGTGGATTGCATTCCGCTCGATGAAGCGCATCCGGAGACTGAAGAACAGTTGATGGAGAAGTACCGCAAGATCACCGGCAAGGCCTGA